The DNA sequence ttttatcgagttcgagcttgttcgcgaacagctcggttcgtgaCTTTGCCAGAGGTCAGAGAGTTTGATATGGATCATCCTTGCTATGCGCCTGTAAAACCCACATATATACTCGGTAACTTCACCAGAGAAACAGccattttaaaaaattgcagATTGCGAAATATTACAAGGACCTATGTGTCAGTAGCTGCACAACTACTATAGTGGAAGCCTCACTATTCTGGCTTATCCAACATTTGGTGTAACCTTTGATAATACATTCATGTTGAGGTCATGTGAAGTGCAACAAGAGAAGCATACACTCCATTAGGAATGCTCACAAGTGCATTGTGATTTCCTCTCTCGGCAATCACACCATTCTTCACAACTGCTATAATATCCGCGCCTTTAATGGTGCCTAGTCGATGTGCCACCACAACCGTCGTTCTGTTCACCATAACTCTGTCCAATGCATCCTGGACTATTCTCTCCGATTCTGTGTCAAGGGCGCTTGTGGCTTCATCAAGCAAAAGGATCTTCGGGTCCTTGATTATAGCCCTTGCAATCGCTATTCGTTGCTTCTGTCCGCCAGATAATTGCACCCCTCTCTCGCCAACATTTGTGTCATACCCCTGGGGTAATGCTGATATGAAGTCATGTGCATTTGAGGATCTTGTTGCTGCAATAATCTCTTCCTCAGTAGCTTCACCGTTTTTACCATAGGCAATGTTCTCACGGATGGTCTCGTTGAACAGCACAGGCTCCTGACTTACTAATCCTATTTGTTGCCTTAGCCAGTTAAGCTTCAATGTCTTGAGTTCCACACCATCGAGATAAATGTGACCGCCATCAGGATCATAGAACCTCTCAATCAGACTAATTACCGTAGATTTTCCACTTCCACTCTCTCCAACAAGTGCTACAGTctgtaaaaaattaattcagAGATCAAACAAGATTAGCAACTACCATAAACTCTCTTATTCAATTAAACTACATCCTAGGTGGATTAGGGGGTATAGATGGTACAagataaacaaaattaacagaaagagaagaaaaaaaagttcaacaCAAATGTGTCTGTATTATATCAGCCTAATAGTACATGTTGAGAAGCCAAGATAGCAAGTATAAACTGATGACTGATAATAGTGATTCATTGTAGATTTGAGCTTATCATTCACAACACCTTGCTGTGTAAATTTACTTTCTGGCCTTAATGTggattgaacaaaaaaaaaaaaaaaaaaacaaatatagaatttgtaAATGTAAGAGTTTTGATGCTGCTGAAAGTTTTACCTTGCCAGAGGGTATAATTAAGCACAAATCTACGAAAATTGGAATATTGGGTCTTGTCGGGTACTTGAAGCTGACATTCCGCAATTCAACATCACCTTTTACAGTATCTATCATCAAGCCTTCATCATTGCTGGAATCTATTTTGGGTTTACTATCAAGAATTTTGAAAATAGAAGCAGCTGAGTTCTTGACCTTCTCAAGATCTGGTGCCATGCCAATGGTCTGACTAACTCCGATCGCCGTCATCGTAAGAGCAAAGAAAACCTGCAATCAAGCAAAAATTGTTGTATTGTAAGTAAAACATGAAATGATTCTTTTAGAAAAAGGGGGGACAAATATTTATCACAAAGTATTATCAATAAATACTTAAAAGGAAGACAAAAGAATAATAAGTATTTCTTTAACTCTTGAATCATAGCCTAGGTAACAAAACAGATTggtgtttactctgaaaatttcAGCAAAAGTAGCTTTCCCATGCTTCTCCAGGACTGATCCAATGTAGAAAATGAAAGAGTTAACTAAGAAGATAACTGAAGAACCCATGCCGAAACTAACACCGCTCACAATTCCAAGCCTAATCCCTGATTTCATGGGGCCATCACATTTCTTTTGGTACATAGCCATCACTTTGTCTTCAGCACAAAATGATGCAACAGTTCTTATGCTGCCAACTGCATCGTTTGCAACTTGACTGGCTTGTTCATACATCACCTGCGcgaaagaaaaagagaaaatactTGATTTTCATATCTACtagttcctttgagatatttcatCCTGATATGAAAAACATGTGCAGGGTACTCGGTAAGTAAcagtcaaaaaatatttaagctGCCTTAGTGTACAGACCTTGGCATCGGCACTAAACCCTTTATTAAACTTTGTCTGAAGGAGTCCTTGCAGTAGCATCAAAGGAAGAACCGCTACAATTATCAGTGCAAGCATCCAATTAGCAGTGAATGATATAACAACTCCGGCTACTATTGTTGCCATGTTTTGGACAATCAATGCCAATGCATCACCAACAAGACTTCGGACTGTTGTAGCATCAGTTGATAATCGGGCACCAACTGCTCCACTGCATTCAAGAACAATATTCAGTCTGAGAGAGCTGTTTCGTTTACTTAGTATAAACTATAAACGCATCTGCAAGAATCTGTTTAAGACTTTAAGTAATTGAGGTAAAGTTGCTTCTGTAGAGGATATGCCTTTGATACTAAACAAATATGTATGCACTCCAAAAAGAAACATATGTACCTAGAGTTTGCAGGGTCATCAAACCAACTAATTTCCTGGTGCACAATCTTCTGGAATGATAATGAGCGAATTCGTTGAATTAATTTTCCTCCTGCTACTCCAAAGAAATAATTCTGCACTGGTATGACAACAATGGTAACGCAACCAAGACCAACATACATGAGTGCCCAAAATCTAGAATCCTTTCGTAGCTTAGCATGAGGTTCAAAGAAAATCTTGATGGCCTTTGATATTAATAGACCAAACAAAGGGAAGACCACACCATTGATACATGCTGCAACTGAGCCAAGGATCAAAACTGAAAGCTCCGGTTTGTTTAAATAGGCCAACCGCCACCAAATAAAATCTTCCTTCTTTTGCTTATCAGTTTCATTGTTTTCTCTTCTGGTAGTGCTATTCTCACCATCTCCTAGGAGAGATTCATCAATATGGTTGAAACCTGGAACAGAAGCTAGATATGAAGATCGACTAGACCCTCTGCTTAAGGATCTCATAGTGGAAAATCCTTGGCTAGAGGAGCTGCTAATGTTTTTATCATCCTCTTCTGCTTCCACATCTCGAGTTGCTTCACCCTGATTAGTACCCCCACCTTGCATTCGGATTAACTGAGTGTAGGCACCTTCTGGATCTTTAATCAACTCATCATGAGTTCCTAATCGAGCAAACACATAAAACATTATTAAGATAGTAAATGTTTTACTTGAGAATGTCCGCAAATATCTCTATCAGAAATGTCAAACAAAATGAAACAAGTAACCTTTCTCTACGAGTTTCCCAGCATGAACAACAGCTATCATGTCTGCATTTCTGATGGTCGTGAGACGATGTGCAACAACAACAGTAGTTCTGTTTTTCATGACCTTCTCGAGTGCATTTTGCACAACACTTTCTGATTCAGCATCAAGagcacttgttgcttcatcgaGAAGAATAATTTTGGGGTTCTTCAGGATAGCCCTTGCAATTGCAATTCTTTGCTTTTGCCCACCAGACATCTGAGTTCCATGTTCACCTACCATTGTGTCCAGACCCTGTTTACATCCTATGCACAGTTAGAACAATTAACTTTATATATAATGGACTGTTAACTAACAACATAGTGTGACATCAAATGATCCCTTATGAAGTCTCTAGGCTCAGGCCTAGGTCCGGATATTGCAGTCTCAGAGAGGGCCAGCAGTGGACTTACAATGAGTTGCCTCAATTAATTTCTGTTCTGCCTGGCCCCATCGAGAATATAGTCACCTATAAGGTTGTATACCAAAGTTCAACTTTGGTCCGACAATAGAATTTCATAATTAGCATtccttcttctttattttttcgctaaataaaaattttatgcaATGCTAAATTGTTGACATTCAAAGCCTGTTTTAAAAATGTTCCAACACTGAGAAACGCCTACTTCCTCTTGAAGTAAGGTGTATTCATAGTAAATTCAGCACTTCtgatttttataaagaaaaatattactAAAGCTTGCAAACTTAGAATACCTCGGGTAATTTGTCAATGAACGTTGCAGCATTGGCCAGCTCAATAGCCATTCTTATCTCCTCTTCAGTAGCATTTTCCTTTCCATAAGCgatatttgattttattgttGTAGCAAACAAAACTGGTTCTTGACTCACAAGCCCCATGTTCCCTCTTATCCATTTAAGCTGAAATCTCTTCAAATCAACCCCGTCAATAAGGACTTGACCAGAGTCGGGATCATAAAATCTTTCCAGAAGACTAATAACTGTTGATTTCCCACTTCCACTTTGCCCAACCAGCGCTGCAGTTACACCACTCGATATGCTTAACGATAAACCAGAAAATATTTGCACGTCAGGCCTTGCTGGATACCTAAAATACACATCTTTCAGCTCAATAGCACCTTTGATGTCACTCAATACAACTCCACTGGTATCATATGCATCAATATTTGGTTTACGGTTGATTGTCTCAAACATTTTATAGGCTGCAGCCTGCCCTGCTGAAAATGCACTTAAACTTGGCAGTGTTTGGCTTAATGAACTAGTCCAAAAAATAGttgaaaaaacatatattagcCATGACCTGAATAAGATTTTTGTAAAGAGCACCTTGgaataatattatataccaGTCATAAAAATGTGTACATACATGCCCCCAGTGATGATTGACATGATAACGTTCATGACCTTTCCACCATCATACCCTTTTTCTATGATAAGCTTTGATCCATACCATATGGCTAGTCCATAAGTGCTGAAAACGCTCAATATCACTGCGCCAATACCTAATCCTGAGGCTATGCCATTGTGCTTTGCAGTGGCataagcaataagaatcttgcTATCATACTTTTCCATTGCATTCTTCTCCCCAGTAAAGGAAACGACCTAAAGATATAAGGAAATCAACCAGAAAACAAGAATATAAACAGTAGAAAACAGATACATATAGTTGCAGATTTCCATTAGATATAGATAGGCATAATTGTTATATGGGTGACATACAGTTCGAATGGCTCCAATGGTTTGTTCAACTACATTTCCAGCTTCAGCATAAGCAACCTGACTACGACTTGACATTTTGGCCATTATTAATCCCATGAATCCGCCAGCAATGAGAACAGCAGGAATGCAAGAAGTTAGAACTAGAGCAAGGAGCCATCCTCTTACAAAAGCAATCACAAAGCCTCCCATAAATGTTGACATAAGCTGAATGAATTTCCCAACCTgttaaatatattgaaattaaatGAGTGCATATTATACCATCGCATCATGCTAATTACTGCATACATGGAGAAGTCAACTGGGGTACTATTTGGAGTAATGAATTTATGCCAAGATTAACAGTTAAACCTCTGGGCATCATGAAGGACCTCGTTTAACATGTTTTTTCTGCCACATATTATGCACAGACAAACACAGAGTACCCTACCTTTTCACCCATGGCATCTTGGATGAGAATGGTGTCGCCAGACATTCTCCCAATGACCTCTCCAGTTGTTGTTTCAGTGTCGAAGAATGCAATGTCCTGTCTCAATATTGTTTTTAAGTAGAGTCCACGTATACGAGCAGCCTGTCTCTCCCCAGACACCATCCAACAAGATACCTCTGTGATTCGGATATATACACCAAACCTGATCGCTTAATGTAGTAGaacttacaaataaataaacaaatgtaCCATACCATCATTTAAATTGTAAGAAAACCGGTGGCCATAAAATATTGCCCTCGTAATTTGTTTTTTAACATctgtaaatatttataattctttAGAGTATCAAATGTATCCTAATCTCACTTCATGACCGCATAAATTGTTCAGAATGCATGTAATGTTTGAAGATTAGCaattaatacaaaataaaaagttcATTGAATGAGAAAAAGAATAACAGTTTGCACTCACGTAGAACTGAAGCAATGCCTGCACCAATGGCCAAGTATACATACAGAAGGCATACCTGAAGATATATAAGAATAatgtaaattttatatgattcatACAAAGTATTTCCTAATAAAACATTTTATGCTTAATCTTCCAATGATCTGTTCATATATCAGGCAACATTGAGAAAATGTGaattttaagataaaattattatgaCATAAACGACATTATCTCATTTCCATACAAATTTATGGCGACTCAGAAGAGACTCACTACTGACATAGCTATTATGAATTCCAATCTATACCAGTTACTTATACTACTTGTAGCAGTCAATAAGATTATCATATTAATGTATCCAGTTGATAAAAACAATTGAACAAGGTCCATAAGTAATAATTTCGTTTCACAGCAGTAGTGAAAAAACACCAAATAATGGCACTGAACTGCCCATCCATCCATCCCTAATAGGTAATATAGATCATATATCACATGAGGAAGCATTTGTAACCAACCAGTGAGATTATAATACAAATAACATCAGTTGGTATATCAATTTCAGTAGGTTCCATTATTAGTAAAAGAACAAATACATTGAGTTACGCATCTTTAGTTACTATTTAGTGACTTATATTATCATGTATAACcatattttaaagttttttctaACCACCAAACTGGTTATTAATTCCTCCCAGAGGTAATTATAAGTTTTTTCTAACCACCAAACTGGTTATTAATTCCTCCCGGAGGTAATTAATCAATATTTAACTCATGAGGAAAAGGTACTTGATTCTGCTTAGAACAAGTAATTTGTATACAGAGAACAGATGCATAACATTGACATGTACACGCCATACACATCAGGTTCTGCACCTATTTCATCCTCCCTGGCGCTGGATACACAGGATATATATGTTCTGTCTGAATTGTGAGCCAATTACGTTTACCACAACCAAGTGTAGACTAATGACGCATAAACCAGATCAAATCAAAACAGTGTAACTATTGCACTCAGAAATTAGGGTCTATGCACACCTTCCTCTTACTCTAGTACTCCAAAAGGTAGGAATCTAATTTGTAAGAAGTTTTTAATATGCCAGTAATGTATCCAGCTGATCTGCAACAGGAACAAATCTCCCTTATTTTGTGTACTAAAGTTTTTTCACATCTCTAATGTCAATAAAATCAACTTTCAATACTCTTCCCTCTTGTAAAATCAGGCATCAAAGTTCCCTCACTACATTATCGAGACACACATAAACCAGATCAACCAAAGCATTGCGAATATCCCACTCAAAAACCAGATTCTATGCACACCTTACCCCAGTACTTCAAAAAAACTGAATAACGAAAAAAGCCGAAAGCTTTCAGTAAACCAGTAATGCCAATAAAAATCAGCTCTCAACACTCTTCCCACTCAAAAAATCAGGCATCAAAACCCCTTACCACATTATCAAGATTTTAACACCTCCTTTTCTGCATGAACAAAATCTCTACTGATGATCAAACCAACCCACACCCAAATTCCACAAATACAAAATATCACACACATGGGTCATCACGAATCATGCATTACAATATCAAATCAACattcaagaatttcaagaaTCAAGAACTCAAGACCAAAAATTAAGAAACCAAGAA is a window from the Daucus carota subsp. sativus chromosome 8, DH1 v3.0, whole genome shotgun sequence genome containing:
- the LOC108197883 gene encoding ABC transporter B family member 9 encodes the protein MNDNESGENRVRRGDEKVAFYKLFVFADRLDVLLMITGVIGAVANGLTQPLMLVVMSQLINTFGKTNGDDITREISKVCLLYVYLAIGAGIASVLQVSCWMVSGERQAARIRGLYLKTILRQDIAFFDTETTTGEVIGRMSGDTILIQDAMGEKVGKFIQLMSTFMGGFVIAFVRGWLLALVLTSCIPAVLIAGGFMGLIMAKMSSRSQVAYAEAGNVVEQTIGAIRTVVSFTGEKNAMEKYDSKILIAYATAKHNGIASGLGIGAVILSVFSTYGLAIWYGSKLIIEKGYDGGKVMNVIMSIITGGISLSQTLPSLSAFSAGQAAAYKMFETINRKPNIDAYDTSGVVLSDIKGAIELKDVYFRYPARPDVQIFSGLSLSISSGVTAALVGQSGSGKSTVISLLERFYDPDSGQVLIDGVDLKRFQLKWIRGNMGLVSQEPVLFATTIKSNIAYGKENATEEEIRMAIELANAATFIDKLPEGLDTMVGEHGTQMSGGQKQRIAIARAILKNPKIILLDEATSALDAESESVVQNALEKVMKNRTTVVVAHRLTTIRNADMIAVVHAGKLVEKGTHDELIKDPEGAYTQLIRMQGGGTNQGEATRDVEAEEDDKNISSSSSQGFSTMRSLSRGSSRSSYLASVPGFNHIDESLLGDGENSTTRRENNETDKQKKEDFIWWRLAYLNKPELSVLILGSVAACINGVVFPLFGLLISKAIKIFFEPHAKLRKDSRFWALMYVGLGCVTIVVIPVQNYFFGVAGGKLIQRIRSLSFQKIVHQEISWFDDPANSSGAVGARLSTDATTVRSLVGDALALIVQNMATIVAGVVISFTANWMLALIIVAVLPLMLLQGLLQTKFNKGFSADAKVMYEQASQVANDAVGSIRTVASFCAEDKVMAMYQKKCDGPMKSGIRLGIVSGVSFGMGSSVIFLVNSFIFYIGSVLEKHGKATFAEIFRVFFALTMTAIGVSQTIGMAPDLEKVKNSAASIFKILDSKPKIDSSNDEGLMIDTVKGDVELRNVSFKYPTRPNIPIFVDLCLIIPSGKTVALVGESGSGKSTVISLIERFYDPDGGHIYLDGVELKTLKLNWLRQQIGLVSQEPVLFNETIRENIAYGKNGEATEEEIIAATRSSNAHDFISALPQGYDTNVGERGVQLSGGQKQRIAIARAIIKDPKILLLDEATSALDTESERIVQDALDRVMVNRTTVVVAHRLGTIKGADIIAVVKNGVIAERGNHNALVSIPNGVYASLVALHMTST